The following are encoded in a window of Fulvia fulva chromosome 7, complete sequence genomic DNA:
- a CDS encoding Quinate dehydrogenase: MEVQPQQNVITAPEPQVDHVERHGYLFGYPVAHSFSPLFHNTVFEQLGMPWDFQLLESTDMSQFLRLIKDDRLYESQAKLTSLSGSAVTMPHKVAIFPHLDELTDEGRAVGACNTIFRRGDKIIGTNTDTIGVRESFYQNIANPDEVFHGRPGMVIGGGGAARSAVYALVAYMKCPEVYLVNRDPAEVDAVISWCKSQGYGDGLVHVKTAEEAEGLAGPGAIVACVPNFPPKTEAEKEARRVAEVLLNKPHKGAMLEMCYHPSPWTELGAIAEKAGWQVILGTEAMIYQGLAQHTLWHGKTVEQLPVEEVKQAINRALEQARI; the protein is encoded by the exons ATGGAAGTCCAACCACAGCAAAATGTTATCACAGCCCCAGAGCCACAAGTCGACCATGTGGAACGACACGGATACCTCTTTGGCTACCCAGTAGCACACTCGTTCTCGCCGCTCTTCCACAACACCGTCTTCGAGCAACTCGGCATGCCATGGGACTTCCAACTCCTCGAATCGACAGACATGTCCCAATTCCTTCGACTCATCAAAGACGATCGGCTATACG AGTCGCAAGCAAAGCTGACGTCTCTCTCAGGCTCCGCAGTCACAATGCCCCACAAAGTGGCCATCTTTCCACATCTGGACGAACTGACGGATGAAGGCCGGGCAGTAGGCGCCTGCAATACGATCTTCCGCAGAGGGGACAAAATCATCGGCACCAACACGGACACCATCGGCGTCCGGGAGAGTTTCTACCAGAACATCGCCAATCCTGATGAAGTCTTTCACGGCCGGCCGGGTATGGTCATTGGCGGTGGAGGGGCCGCGCGCTCGGCCGTGTATGCTTTGGTGGCGTACATGAAGTGTCCGGAGGTGTATCTCGTCAACAGGGATCCGGCAGAGGTCGATGCCGTCATCTCCTGGTGCAAGTCGCAGGGTTATGGTGATGGGTTGGTGCATGTCAAGACCGCGGAGGAGGCTGAGGGACTTGCGGGACCGGGTGCTATTGTTGCTTGTGTGCCAAACTTTCCGCCCAAGACTGAAGCGGAGAAGGAAGCTCGAAGGGTTGCTGAGGTGTTGCTGAACAAGCCGCATAAAGGTGCTATGCTTGAGATGTGCTATCATCCCTCGCCTTGGACGGAGCTTGGTGCTATTGCAGAAAAAGCTGGCTGGCAGGTTATCCTCGGTACGGAAGCGATGATATATCAAGGGTTGGCCCAGCATACCTTGTGGCATGGTAAGACGGTTGAGCAGTTACCTGTTGAAGAAGTTAAACAGGCCATCAATCGTGCGTTGGAGCAGGCCAGGATATGA